From the genome of Antennarius striatus isolate MH-2024 chromosome 19, ASM4005453v1, whole genome shotgun sequence, one region includes:
- the LOC137613016 gene encoding DNA (cytosine-5)-methyltransferase 3A-like isoform X7: MATSDPCANAPPTPPEEPEPSPSPPKKRGRRKLEQSEKNKDEPDDRNCDSPREGEAGRLRRRPVQRVTFQAGDPYHISRRQREEWLSRWKMEVGEKQAERRAYREAEMSMMDDLSEADSHKEDEPASPAPPPSQQHTDPASPTVAVTPEPVARGEQATPSEVEHQDGRGFGIGTLVFGKLRGFSWWPGRIVSWWMSGRSRAADGTRWVMWFGDGKFSVVCVEKLMPLSSFSSAFHQPTYNKQSMYRKAIFEALQVASVRAGRPVPSCDASDDADGIEIQTRQMIEWAMTGFLPNGPQSLDPPEGEQNSYKEVYPEMWAEPEAAYTPPPAKKPRKNAAEKAKIREVIDEGTRERLILEVKKKTRNIEDICISCGSLNVSLEHPLFGGAMCQGCKNSFLECAYQYDDDGYQSYCTICCGGREVLMCGNNNCCRCFCVECVDLLVGAGSAAAAIKEDPWNCYMCGPRSTYGLLRRRDDWPSRLQHFFANNHEQEFEPAKLYPPVAAEKRKPIRVLSLFDGIATGLLVLKDLGIQVDKYVASEVCEDSITVGMVRHQGRIMYVGDVRNLTRKHIEEWGPFDLVIGGSPCNDLSIVNPARKGLYEGTGRLFFEFYRLLHEARPKPGDERPFFWLFENVVAMGVSDKRDISRFLECNPVMIDAKEVSAAHRARYFWGNLPGMSRPLSPMTNDKLDLQECLEHGRTAKVSPSFEKLRTITTRSNSVKQGKDEHFPVFMDNKEDILWCTEMERVFGFPVHYTDVSNMSRLARQRLLGRSWSVPVIRHLFAPLKEYFACN; this comes from the exons ATGGCGACCTCTGACCCATGTGCAAACGCTCCCCCAACCCCGCCTGAGGAGCCAGagccctccccctcccctcccaagAAGCGTGGGCGTCGGAAACTAGAACAATCCGAGAAGAATAAGG ACGAGCCAGATGACAGAAACTGCGATTCCCCCCGAGAG GGTGAGGCTGGGAGGCTGCGGAGGAGGCCCGTCCAAAGAGTGACTTTCCAGGCTGGAGATCCTTATCACATCAGCCGGAGGCAGAGAGAAGAATGGCTCAGCCGCTGGAAGATGGAGGTGGGAGAGAAACag GCAGAGCGACGCGCCTACAGAGAGGCAGAGATGAGCATGATGGACGACCTATCAGAGGCAGACTCTCACAAAGAGGACGAGCCAGCCagcccagccccgcccccttcacAGCAACATACAGACCCCGCCTCTCCGACGGTGGCCGTGACACCAGAACCAGTTGCCAGGGGAGAACAAGCCACGCCCAGCGAGGTAGAGCACCAG GATGGCAGGGGTTTTGGCATCGGTACTCTGGTGTTTGGGAAGCTGCGAGGTTTCTCTTGGTGGCCCGGTCGGATTGTTTCCTGGTGGATGAGCGGCAGAAGTCGAGCAGCAGATGGAACTCGCTGGGTGATGTGGTTTGGAGACGGAAAGTTCTCTGTG GTCTGTGTGGAGAAGCTGATGCCTCTGAGCTCGTTCTCATCTGCCTTCCATCAGCCCACCTACAACAAGCAGTCCATGTACCGGAAAGCCATCTTTGAGGCGCTGCAG GTGGCCAGTGTCCGGGCGGGGAGGCCTGTTCCATCCTGTGATGCGAGCGATGATGCAGATGGAATTGAGATTCAGACCCGACAGATGATCGAGTGGGCCATGACGGGTTTCCTCCCCAATGGGCCGCAGTCACTGGACCCTCCAGAGG GTGAGCAGAATTCATATAAGGAAGTGTACCCAGagatgtgggcggagcctgaggCAGCATACACGCCTCCACCGGCCAAGAAGCCACGCAAGAATGCAGCCGAAAAAGCAAAGATCAGAGAGGTGATTGATGAAGGGACCAGAG AGAGACTCATACTTGAGGTCAAAAAGAAGACCAGAAACATagaag ATATCTGTATCTCCTGTGGAAGTCTCAACGTCTCTCTTGAGCATCCGCTCTTTGGAGGAGCAATGTGCCAGGGCTGCAAA AACTCGTTCCTGGAGTGTGCCTACCAGTATGACGACGACGGCTACCAGTCCTACTGCACCATCTGCTGTGGAGGCAGGGAAGTGCTCATGTGTGGCAACAACAACTGTTGCAG gtgtttctgtgtggagtgtgtggatCTGCTGGTGGGGGCCGGCTCGGCGGCGGCAGCCATCAAAGAGGACCCCTGGAACTGCTACATGTGCGGCCCCCGCAGCACCTACGGGTTACTGCGCCGGCGGGACGACTGGCCCAGCAGACTACAGCACTTCTTCGCCAACAATCACGAGCAGGAGTTT GAGCCTGCTAAGCTTTATCCTCCAGTGGCAGCAGAGAAGAGGAAACCAATCAGAGTTCTCTCCCTGTTCGATGGCATTGCCACAG GTCTGCTGGTGCTGAAGGATTTGGGCATCCAAGTCGACAAGTACGTGGCGTCCGAGGTGTGCGAAGACTCCATCACCGTCGGCATGGTCCGACATCAGGGTCGCATCATGTATGTAGGCGACGTGCGTAATTTAACACGCAAACAT ATCGAGGAGTGGGGACCTTTTGACCTGGTGATTGGAGGAAGCCCCTGTAACGACCTCTCCATCGTCAACCCCGCAAGAAAAGGCCTCTACG AGGGAACCGGACGGTTGTTTTTTGAGTTTTACCGTCTGCTACATGAGGCTCGACCGAAGCCGGGCGATGAGCGGCCGTTCTTCTGGCTGTTTGAGAATGTGGTTGCCATGGGAGTCAGCGACAAACGGGATATCTCACGCTTTCTGGAG TGTAACCCAGTGATGATTGATGCTAAGGAGGTCTCTGCTGCCCACCGCGCCCGCTATTTTTGGGGAAACCTGCCAGGAATGTCCAG GCCTCTGAGTCCCATGACGAACGACAAGCTGGACCTGCAGGAGTGCCTGGAGCACGGACGTACAGCCAAGGTATCTCCATCA TTTGAGAAGTTGCGTACGATAACGACACGATCCAACTCTGTGAAGCAGGGGAAAGACGAGCATTTCCCCGTCTTCATGGACAACAAGGAGGACATCCTCTGGTGTACCGAGATGGAAAG GGTGTTTGGTTTCCCCGTCCACTACACTGACGTGTCCAACATGAGTCGCCTGGCCAGGCAGAGGCTGCTGGGTCGCTCCTGGAGCGTCCCCGTCATCAGGCACCTCTTCGCCCCGCTCAAGGAGTACTTCGCCTGCAactag
- the LOC137613016 gene encoding DNA (cytosine-5)-methyltransferase 3A-like isoform X5 produces MPSNSPAAAQPPQTPENDTANDVSEDGAEHDSPEEETPASPRNKRRVGRPGRKRKQLLPEMATSDPCANAPPTPPEEPEPSPSPPKKRGRRKLEQSEKNKDEPDDRNCDSPREGEAGRLRRRPVQRVTFQAGDPYHISRRQREEWLSRWKMEAERRAYREAEMSMMDDLSEADSHKEDEPASPAPPPSQQHTDPASPTVAVTPEPVARGEQATPSEVEHQDGRGFGIGTLVFGKLRGFSWWPGRIVSWWMSGRSRAADGTRWVMWFGDGKFSVVCVEKLMPLSSFSSAFHQPTYNKQSMYRKAIFEALQVASVRAGRPVPSCDASDDADGIEIQTRQMIEWAMTGFLPNGPQSLDPPEGEQNSYKEVYPEMWAEPEAAYTPPPAKKPRKNAAEKAKIREVIDEGTRERLILEVKKKTRNIEDICISCGSLNVSLEHPLFGGAMCQGCKNSFLECAYQYDDDGYQSYCTICCGGREVLMCGNNNCCRCFCVECVDLLVGAGSAAAAIKEDPWNCYMCGPRSTYGLLRRRDDWPSRLQHFFANNHEQEFEPAKLYPPVAAEKRKPIRVLSLFDGIATGLLVLKDLGIQVDKYVASEVCEDSITVGMVRHQGRIMYVGDVRNLTRKHIEEWGPFDLVIGGSPCNDLSIVNPARKGLYEGTGRLFFEFYRLLHEARPKPGDERPFFWLFENVVAMGVSDKRDISRFLECNPVMIDAKEVSAAHRARYFWGNLPGMSRPLSPMTNDKLDLQECLEHGRTAKFEKLRTITTRSNSVKQGKDEHFPVFMDNKEDILWCTEMERVFGFPVHYTDVSNMSRLARQRLLGRSWSVPVIRHLFAPLKEYFACN; encoded by the exons GAGATGGCGACCTCTGACCCATGTGCAAACGCTCCCCCAACCCCGCCTGAGGAGCCAGagccctccccctcccctcccaagAAGCGTGGGCGTCGGAAACTAGAACAATCCGAGAAGAATAAGG ACGAGCCAGATGACAGAAACTGCGATTCCCCCCGAGAG GGTGAGGCTGGGAGGCTGCGGAGGAGGCCCGTCCAAAGAGTGACTTTCCAGGCTGGAGATCCTTATCACATCAGCCGGAGGCAGAGAGAAGAATGGCTCAGCCGCTGGAAGATGGAG GCAGAGCGACGCGCCTACAGAGAGGCAGAGATGAGCATGATGGACGACCTATCAGAGGCAGACTCTCACAAAGAGGACGAGCCAGCCagcccagccccgcccccttcacAGCAACATACAGACCCCGCCTCTCCGACGGTGGCCGTGACACCAGAACCAGTTGCCAGGGGAGAACAAGCCACGCCCAGCGAGGTAGAGCACCAG GATGGCAGGGGTTTTGGCATCGGTACTCTGGTGTTTGGGAAGCTGCGAGGTTTCTCTTGGTGGCCCGGTCGGATTGTTTCCTGGTGGATGAGCGGCAGAAGTCGAGCAGCAGATGGAACTCGCTGGGTGATGTGGTTTGGAGACGGAAAGTTCTCTGTG GTCTGTGTGGAGAAGCTGATGCCTCTGAGCTCGTTCTCATCTGCCTTCCATCAGCCCACCTACAACAAGCAGTCCATGTACCGGAAAGCCATCTTTGAGGCGCTGCAG GTGGCCAGTGTCCGGGCGGGGAGGCCTGTTCCATCCTGTGATGCGAGCGATGATGCAGATGGAATTGAGATTCAGACCCGACAGATGATCGAGTGGGCCATGACGGGTTTCCTCCCCAATGGGCCGCAGTCACTGGACCCTCCAGAGG GTGAGCAGAATTCATATAAGGAAGTGTACCCAGagatgtgggcggagcctgaggCAGCATACACGCCTCCACCGGCCAAGAAGCCACGCAAGAATGCAGCCGAAAAAGCAAAGATCAGAGAGGTGATTGATGAAGGGACCAGAG AGAGACTCATACTTGAGGTCAAAAAGAAGACCAGAAACATagaag ATATCTGTATCTCCTGTGGAAGTCTCAACGTCTCTCTTGAGCATCCGCTCTTTGGAGGAGCAATGTGCCAGGGCTGCAAA AACTCGTTCCTGGAGTGTGCCTACCAGTATGACGACGACGGCTACCAGTCCTACTGCACCATCTGCTGTGGAGGCAGGGAAGTGCTCATGTGTGGCAACAACAACTGTTGCAG gtgtttctgtgtggagtgtgtggatCTGCTGGTGGGGGCCGGCTCGGCGGCGGCAGCCATCAAAGAGGACCCCTGGAACTGCTACATGTGCGGCCCCCGCAGCACCTACGGGTTACTGCGCCGGCGGGACGACTGGCCCAGCAGACTACAGCACTTCTTCGCCAACAATCACGAGCAGGAGTTT GAGCCTGCTAAGCTTTATCCTCCAGTGGCAGCAGAGAAGAGGAAACCAATCAGAGTTCTCTCCCTGTTCGATGGCATTGCCACAG GTCTGCTGGTGCTGAAGGATTTGGGCATCCAAGTCGACAAGTACGTGGCGTCCGAGGTGTGCGAAGACTCCATCACCGTCGGCATGGTCCGACATCAGGGTCGCATCATGTATGTAGGCGACGTGCGTAATTTAACACGCAAACAT ATCGAGGAGTGGGGACCTTTTGACCTGGTGATTGGAGGAAGCCCCTGTAACGACCTCTCCATCGTCAACCCCGCAAGAAAAGGCCTCTACG AGGGAACCGGACGGTTGTTTTTTGAGTTTTACCGTCTGCTACATGAGGCTCGACCGAAGCCGGGCGATGAGCGGCCGTTCTTCTGGCTGTTTGAGAATGTGGTTGCCATGGGAGTCAGCGACAAACGGGATATCTCACGCTTTCTGGAG TGTAACCCAGTGATGATTGATGCTAAGGAGGTCTCTGCTGCCCACCGCGCCCGCTATTTTTGGGGAAACCTGCCAGGAATGTCCAG GCCTCTGAGTCCCATGACGAACGACAAGCTGGACCTGCAGGAGTGCCTGGAGCACGGACGTACAGCCAAG TTTGAGAAGTTGCGTACGATAACGACACGATCCAACTCTGTGAAGCAGGGGAAAGACGAGCATTTCCCCGTCTTCATGGACAACAAGGAGGACATCCTCTGGTGTACCGAGATGGAAAG GGTGTTTGGTTTCCCCGTCCACTACACTGACGTGTCCAACATGAGTCGCCTGGCCAGGCAGAGGCTGCTGGGTCGCTCCTGGAGCGTCCCCGTCATCAGGCACCTCTTCGCCCCGCTCAAGGAGTACTTCGCCTGCAactag
- the LOC137613016 gene encoding DNA (cytosine-5)-methyltransferase 3A-like isoform X3 — protein sequence MPSNSPAAAQPPQTPENDTANDVSEDGAEHDSPEEETPASPRNKRRVGRPGRKRKQLLPEMATSDPCANAPPTPPEEPEPSPSPPKKRGRRKLEQSEKNKDEPDDRNCDSPREGEAGRLRRRPVQRVTFQAGDPYHISRRQREEWLSRWKMEVGEKQAERRAYREAEMSMMDDLSEADSHKEDEPASPAPPPSQQHTDPASPTVAVTPEPVARGEQATPSEDGRGFGIGTLVFGKLRGFSWWPGRIVSWWMSGRSRAADGTRWVMWFGDGKFSVVCVEKLMPLSSFSSAFHQPTYNKQSMYRKAIFEALQVASVRAGRPVPSCDASDDADGIEIQTRQMIEWAMTGFLPNGPQSLDPPEGEQNSYKEVYPEMWAEPEAAYTPPPAKKPRKNAAEKAKIREVIDEGTRERLILEVKKKTRNIEDICISCGSLNVSLEHPLFGGAMCQGCKNSFLECAYQYDDDGYQSYCTICCGGREVLMCGNNNCCRCFCVECVDLLVGAGSAAAAIKEDPWNCYMCGPRSTYGLLRRRDDWPSRLQHFFANNHEQEFEPAKLYPPVAAEKRKPIRVLSLFDGIATGLLVLKDLGIQVDKYVASEVCEDSITVGMVRHQGRIMYVGDVRNLTRKHIEEWGPFDLVIGGSPCNDLSIVNPARKGLYEGTGRLFFEFYRLLHEARPKPGDERPFFWLFENVVAMGVSDKRDISRFLECNPVMIDAKEVSAAHRARYFWGNLPGMSRPLSPMTNDKLDLQECLEHGRTAKVSPSFEKLRTITTRSNSVKQGKDEHFPVFMDNKEDILWCTEMERVFGFPVHYTDVSNMSRLARQRLLGRSWSVPVIRHLFAPLKEYFACN from the exons GAGATGGCGACCTCTGACCCATGTGCAAACGCTCCCCCAACCCCGCCTGAGGAGCCAGagccctccccctcccctcccaagAAGCGTGGGCGTCGGAAACTAGAACAATCCGAGAAGAATAAGG ACGAGCCAGATGACAGAAACTGCGATTCCCCCCGAGAG GGTGAGGCTGGGAGGCTGCGGAGGAGGCCCGTCCAAAGAGTGACTTTCCAGGCTGGAGATCCTTATCACATCAGCCGGAGGCAGAGAGAAGAATGGCTCAGCCGCTGGAAGATGGAGGTGGGAGAGAAACag GCAGAGCGACGCGCCTACAGAGAGGCAGAGATGAGCATGATGGACGACCTATCAGAGGCAGACTCTCACAAAGAGGACGAGCCAGCCagcccagccccgcccccttcacAGCAACATACAGACCCCGCCTCTCCGACGGTGGCCGTGACACCAGAACCAGTTGCCAGGGGAGAACAAGCCACGCCCAGCGAG GATGGCAGGGGTTTTGGCATCGGTACTCTGGTGTTTGGGAAGCTGCGAGGTTTCTCTTGGTGGCCCGGTCGGATTGTTTCCTGGTGGATGAGCGGCAGAAGTCGAGCAGCAGATGGAACTCGCTGGGTGATGTGGTTTGGAGACGGAAAGTTCTCTGTG GTCTGTGTGGAGAAGCTGATGCCTCTGAGCTCGTTCTCATCTGCCTTCCATCAGCCCACCTACAACAAGCAGTCCATGTACCGGAAAGCCATCTTTGAGGCGCTGCAG GTGGCCAGTGTCCGGGCGGGGAGGCCTGTTCCATCCTGTGATGCGAGCGATGATGCAGATGGAATTGAGATTCAGACCCGACAGATGATCGAGTGGGCCATGACGGGTTTCCTCCCCAATGGGCCGCAGTCACTGGACCCTCCAGAGG GTGAGCAGAATTCATATAAGGAAGTGTACCCAGagatgtgggcggagcctgaggCAGCATACACGCCTCCACCGGCCAAGAAGCCACGCAAGAATGCAGCCGAAAAAGCAAAGATCAGAGAGGTGATTGATGAAGGGACCAGAG AGAGACTCATACTTGAGGTCAAAAAGAAGACCAGAAACATagaag ATATCTGTATCTCCTGTGGAAGTCTCAACGTCTCTCTTGAGCATCCGCTCTTTGGAGGAGCAATGTGCCAGGGCTGCAAA AACTCGTTCCTGGAGTGTGCCTACCAGTATGACGACGACGGCTACCAGTCCTACTGCACCATCTGCTGTGGAGGCAGGGAAGTGCTCATGTGTGGCAACAACAACTGTTGCAG gtgtttctgtgtggagtgtgtggatCTGCTGGTGGGGGCCGGCTCGGCGGCGGCAGCCATCAAAGAGGACCCCTGGAACTGCTACATGTGCGGCCCCCGCAGCACCTACGGGTTACTGCGCCGGCGGGACGACTGGCCCAGCAGACTACAGCACTTCTTCGCCAACAATCACGAGCAGGAGTTT GAGCCTGCTAAGCTTTATCCTCCAGTGGCAGCAGAGAAGAGGAAACCAATCAGAGTTCTCTCCCTGTTCGATGGCATTGCCACAG GTCTGCTGGTGCTGAAGGATTTGGGCATCCAAGTCGACAAGTACGTGGCGTCCGAGGTGTGCGAAGACTCCATCACCGTCGGCATGGTCCGACATCAGGGTCGCATCATGTATGTAGGCGACGTGCGTAATTTAACACGCAAACAT ATCGAGGAGTGGGGACCTTTTGACCTGGTGATTGGAGGAAGCCCCTGTAACGACCTCTCCATCGTCAACCCCGCAAGAAAAGGCCTCTACG AGGGAACCGGACGGTTGTTTTTTGAGTTTTACCGTCTGCTACATGAGGCTCGACCGAAGCCGGGCGATGAGCGGCCGTTCTTCTGGCTGTTTGAGAATGTGGTTGCCATGGGAGTCAGCGACAAACGGGATATCTCACGCTTTCTGGAG TGTAACCCAGTGATGATTGATGCTAAGGAGGTCTCTGCTGCCCACCGCGCCCGCTATTTTTGGGGAAACCTGCCAGGAATGTCCAG GCCTCTGAGTCCCATGACGAACGACAAGCTGGACCTGCAGGAGTGCCTGGAGCACGGACGTACAGCCAAGGTATCTCCATCA TTTGAGAAGTTGCGTACGATAACGACACGATCCAACTCTGTGAAGCAGGGGAAAGACGAGCATTTCCCCGTCTTCATGGACAACAAGGAGGACATCCTCTGGTGTACCGAGATGGAAAG GGTGTTTGGTTTCCCCGTCCACTACACTGACGTGTCCAACATGAGTCGCCTGGCCAGGCAGAGGCTGCTGGGTCGCTCCTGGAGCGTCCCCGTCATCAGGCACCTCTTCGCCCCGCTCAAGGAGTACTTCGCCTGCAactag
- the LOC137613016 gene encoding DNA (cytosine-5)-methyltransferase 3A-like isoform X11 — translation MTGRKRAREEGSLLQSCHVWSAERRAYREAEMSMMDDLSEADSHKEDEPASPAPPPSQQHTDPASPTVAVTPEPVARGEQATPSEVEHQDGRGFGIGTLVFGKLRGFSWWPGRIVSWWMSGRSRAADGTRWVMWFGDGKFSVVCVEKLMPLSSFSSAFHQPTYNKQSMYRKAIFEALQVASVRAGRPVPSCDASDDADGIEIQTRQMIEWAMTGFLPNGPQSLDPPEGEQNSYKEVYPEMWAEPEAAYTPPPAKKPRKNAAEKAKIREVIDEGTRERLILEVKKKTRNIEDICISCGSLNVSLEHPLFGGAMCQGCKNSFLECAYQYDDDGYQSYCTICCGGREVLMCGNNNCCRCFCVECVDLLVGAGSAAAAIKEDPWNCYMCGPRSTYGLLRRRDDWPSRLQHFFANNHEQEFEPAKLYPPVAAEKRKPIRVLSLFDGIATGLLVLKDLGIQVDKYVASEVCEDSITVGMVRHQGRIMYVGDVRNLTRKHIEEWGPFDLVIGGSPCNDLSIVNPARKGLYEGTGRLFFEFYRLLHEARPKPGDERPFFWLFENVVAMGVSDKRDISRFLECNPVMIDAKEVSAAHRARYFWGNLPGMSRPLSPMTNDKLDLQECLEHGRTAKVSPSFEKLRTITTRSNSVKQGKDEHFPVFMDNKEDILWCTEMERVFGFPVHYTDVSNMSRLARQRLLGRSWSVPVIRHLFAPLKEYFACN, via the exons ATGACAGGGAGAAAAAGAGCGAGGGAAGAAGGTTCACTGTTACAGAGCTGCCATGTCTGGTCT GCAGAGCGACGCGCCTACAGAGAGGCAGAGATGAGCATGATGGACGACCTATCAGAGGCAGACTCTCACAAAGAGGACGAGCCAGCCagcccagccccgcccccttcacAGCAACATACAGACCCCGCCTCTCCGACGGTGGCCGTGACACCAGAACCAGTTGCCAGGGGAGAACAAGCCACGCCCAGCGAGGTAGAGCACCAG GATGGCAGGGGTTTTGGCATCGGTACTCTGGTGTTTGGGAAGCTGCGAGGTTTCTCTTGGTGGCCCGGTCGGATTGTTTCCTGGTGGATGAGCGGCAGAAGTCGAGCAGCAGATGGAACTCGCTGGGTGATGTGGTTTGGAGACGGAAAGTTCTCTGTG GTCTGTGTGGAGAAGCTGATGCCTCTGAGCTCGTTCTCATCTGCCTTCCATCAGCCCACCTACAACAAGCAGTCCATGTACCGGAAAGCCATCTTTGAGGCGCTGCAG GTGGCCAGTGTCCGGGCGGGGAGGCCTGTTCCATCCTGTGATGCGAGCGATGATGCAGATGGAATTGAGATTCAGACCCGACAGATGATCGAGTGGGCCATGACGGGTTTCCTCCCCAATGGGCCGCAGTCACTGGACCCTCCAGAGG GTGAGCAGAATTCATATAAGGAAGTGTACCCAGagatgtgggcggagcctgaggCAGCATACACGCCTCCACCGGCCAAGAAGCCACGCAAGAATGCAGCCGAAAAAGCAAAGATCAGAGAGGTGATTGATGAAGGGACCAGAG AGAGACTCATACTTGAGGTCAAAAAGAAGACCAGAAACATagaag ATATCTGTATCTCCTGTGGAAGTCTCAACGTCTCTCTTGAGCATCCGCTCTTTGGAGGAGCAATGTGCCAGGGCTGCAAA AACTCGTTCCTGGAGTGTGCCTACCAGTATGACGACGACGGCTACCAGTCCTACTGCACCATCTGCTGTGGAGGCAGGGAAGTGCTCATGTGTGGCAACAACAACTGTTGCAG gtgtttctgtgtggagtgtgtggatCTGCTGGTGGGGGCCGGCTCGGCGGCGGCAGCCATCAAAGAGGACCCCTGGAACTGCTACATGTGCGGCCCCCGCAGCACCTACGGGTTACTGCGCCGGCGGGACGACTGGCCCAGCAGACTACAGCACTTCTTCGCCAACAATCACGAGCAGGAGTTT GAGCCTGCTAAGCTTTATCCTCCAGTGGCAGCAGAGAAGAGGAAACCAATCAGAGTTCTCTCCCTGTTCGATGGCATTGCCACAG GTCTGCTGGTGCTGAAGGATTTGGGCATCCAAGTCGACAAGTACGTGGCGTCCGAGGTGTGCGAAGACTCCATCACCGTCGGCATGGTCCGACATCAGGGTCGCATCATGTATGTAGGCGACGTGCGTAATTTAACACGCAAACAT ATCGAGGAGTGGGGACCTTTTGACCTGGTGATTGGAGGAAGCCCCTGTAACGACCTCTCCATCGTCAACCCCGCAAGAAAAGGCCTCTACG AGGGAACCGGACGGTTGTTTTTTGAGTTTTACCGTCTGCTACATGAGGCTCGACCGAAGCCGGGCGATGAGCGGCCGTTCTTCTGGCTGTTTGAGAATGTGGTTGCCATGGGAGTCAGCGACAAACGGGATATCTCACGCTTTCTGGAG TGTAACCCAGTGATGATTGATGCTAAGGAGGTCTCTGCTGCCCACCGCGCCCGCTATTTTTGGGGAAACCTGCCAGGAATGTCCAG GCCTCTGAGTCCCATGACGAACGACAAGCTGGACCTGCAGGAGTGCCTGGAGCACGGACGTACAGCCAAGGTATCTCCATCA TTTGAGAAGTTGCGTACGATAACGACACGATCCAACTCTGTGAAGCAGGGGAAAGACGAGCATTTCCCCGTCTTCATGGACAACAAGGAGGACATCCTCTGGTGTACCGAGATGGAAAG GGTGTTTGGTTTCCCCGTCCACTACACTGACGTGTCCAACATGAGTCGCCTGGCCAGGCAGAGGCTGCTGGGTCGCTCCTGGAGCGTCCCCGTCATCAGGCACCTCTTCGCCCCGCTCAAGGAGTACTTCGCCTGCAactag